The following coding sequences lie in one Lytechinus pictus isolate F3 Inbred unplaced genomic scaffold, Lp3.0 scaffold_20, whole genome shotgun sequence genomic window:
- the LOC129282855 gene encoding transmembrane protein 216-like isoform X1, which yields MANGEGTSSAPATSAAPRRGKTIAVLSSLPLQILFYLNGWYFAFLWLCEALMYIYKGSVLPYPTENLAGEWVLIFLLVAIEYVRLFLGKKGNLTEKVVHLAVSLALSVATLFGALYLILWQTYVLRAELILNAVLLCFLGLELVFSIIAVITFARANQTAR from the exons ATGGCGAATGGAGAAGGAACAAGTTCCGCTCCAGCGACAAGTGCAGCACCCAGAAGAG gAAAAACAATTGCTGTT CTTTCTTCCCTTCCTTTGCAAATACTCTTCTACCTGAATGGATGGTATTTTGCATTTCTTTGGCTATGTGAAGCATTGATGTACATTTACAAAG GTTCAGTGCTGCCATACCCCACGGAAAATCTAGCTGGAGAATGGGTCCTCATCTTCCTCCTGGTTGCCATAGAGTATGTCAGACTGTTCTTAG gaaagaaaggaaaccTGACGGAGAAAGTCGTCCATCTTGCCGTATCCTTGGCATTGTCTGtagctaccctgtttggcgccCTCTATCTCATCTTGTGGCAGACATACGTGTTACGAGCAGAGTTAATCCTCAATGCAGTTCTTCTGTGTTTTCTTGGTCTAGAGCTGGTCTTTAGTATCATTGCTGTCATCACATTTGCAAG GGCCAACCAAACAGCAAGATGA
- the LOC129283215 gene encoding BLOC-1-related complex subunit 5-like, whose amino-acid sequence MGANQSEQQVSRYYDAPIEATTGPTPAAAAAEGGSIPYTFYSVDRNVPAPSKDTRVQVLAKQQQGRSSPTKGSPQRSPKLGSADHKIVTVSSGNQGADQSLSFEIQKMRDIPTFLPILKGTHNIPQVEDPQQMEKMDHRQLLLLCLRYQHHLRQCSEAVTFDQNALTGRIKEVDAIIHSIMQSMAERQKRFAKHAEQIQKINEMSSTLKRVQMNVDQLIPLMDRLNSVLPDTERLEPFTMRPTGPRT is encoded by the exons ATGGGTGCAAATCAAAGCGAACAGCAAGTGTCAAGGTACTACGATGCCCCGATCGAGGCGACGACTGGTCCAACGCCGGCAGCTGCGGCAGCAGAAGGAGGTAGCATACCGTATACGTTCTACTCTGTGGACAGGAACGTCCCAGCTCCCTCGAAAG ATACTCGAGTGCAGGTCTTGGCCAAACAGCAGCAAGGAAGGTCGTCACCAACAAAGGGCTCCCCACAAAGAAGCCCAAAGCTCGGGTCAGCGGACCACAAGATTGTGACTGTGTCTTCGGGTAATCAAGGAGCGGACCAGTCCTTGTCTTTTGAGATCCAGAAGATGAGAGATATCCCAACGTTCTTACCCATCCTGAAGGGCACTCACAACATTCCACAGGTTGAGGATCCCCAGCAGATGGAGAAAATGGACCAtag GCAACTGCTCCTGTTATGTTTACGCTACCAACATCATCTAAGGCAATGTTCAGAAGCAGTGACCTTTGACCAGAATGCTCTGACAGGAAGAATCAAAGAG gtCGATGCCATCATACACAGTATAATGCAGTCGATGGCGGAGCGTCAGAAGCGCTTTGCTAAGCACGCCGAACAGATACAGAAGATCAACGAGATGTCAAGTACCTTGAAACGCGTTCAGATGAATGTTGACCAGCTAATCCCCCTCATGGATCGTCTGAACAGTGTCTTGCCAGATACAGAGAGACTAGAGCCGTTTACGATGCGCCCTACAGGGCCAAGGACTTGA
- the LOC129282855 gene encoding transmembrane protein 216-like isoform X2 produces MANGEGTSSAPATSAAPRRGNYLSSLPLQILFYLNGWYFAFLWLCEALMYIYKGSVLPYPTENLAGEWVLIFLLVAIEYVRLFLGKKGNLTEKVVHLAVSLALSVATLFGALYLILWQTYVLRAELILNAVLLCFLGLELVFSIIAVITFARANQTAR; encoded by the exons ATGGCGAATGGAGAAGGAACAAGTTCCGCTCCAGCGACAAGTGCAGCACCCAGAAGAGGTAATTAT CTTTCTTCCCTTCCTTTGCAAATACTCTTCTACCTGAATGGATGGTATTTTGCATTTCTTTGGCTATGTGAAGCATTGATGTACATTTACAAAG GTTCAGTGCTGCCATACCCCACGGAAAATCTAGCTGGAGAATGGGTCCTCATCTTCCTCCTGGTTGCCATAGAGTATGTCAGACTGTTCTTAG gaaagaaaggaaaccTGACGGAGAAAGTCGTCCATCTTGCCGTATCCTTGGCATTGTCTGtagctaccctgtttggcgccCTCTATCTCATCTTGTGGCAGACATACGTGTTACGAGCAGAGTTAATCCTCAATGCAGTTCTTCTGTGTTTTCTTGGTCTAGAGCTGGTCTTTAGTATCATTGCTGTCATCACATTTGCAAG GGCCAACCAAACAGCAAGATGA